Proteins encoded within one genomic window of uncultured Sphingopyxis sp.:
- a CDS encoding DUF2285 domain-containing protein, with amino-acid sequence MIRGPAADWRSPQSYAELLISDRRAFAWEWLRRNSRYRRQWEARAFAPSGFLADIGLLGWIDPALATPAARPIWSIERDPRVLRGRPAANDSPADDLFDVREVAAFVSVEIDASGNEHWLLSDGHWAVRLDLHDGTLLGGPVLVEHRITGLQSARPKLESLKQFVVLAEKGHLPGSMMPKERRAAQWIMELRVGDALLAGANQQAIARQLWGDAIAPSRWRVASASYRLRVQRLVKTAQRYLAEPLAGPWFD; translated from the coding sequence ATGATACGCGGGCCAGCGGCCGACTGGCGCTCGCCCCAGTCCTATGCCGAGTTACTGATTTCGGATCGGCGGGCCTTTGCGTGGGAATGGCTTCGCCGCAACAGCCGCTATCGAAGGCAATGGGAGGCCCGCGCCTTCGCTCCGAGCGGCTTCCTGGCCGATATCGGGCTGCTGGGCTGGATCGATCCAGCCCTTGCGACGCCTGCCGCGCGGCCAATCTGGAGCATCGAACGGGACCCGCGCGTGCTGCGCGGGAGGCCGGCCGCGAATGACAGCCCCGCCGATGACCTGTTCGATGTGCGCGAAGTCGCTGCCTTCGTGTCGGTCGAAATAGACGCGTCCGGCAACGAGCACTGGTTGCTCAGCGACGGCCATTGGGCCGTCCGCCTCGACTTGCACGACGGCACGCTCCTCGGCGGCCCGGTTCTTGTCGAGCACCGCATAACGGGTCTGCAGTCAGCCAGGCCGAAGCTAGAATCCCTGAAGCAATTCGTCGTTCTTGCCGAGAAAGGCCATCTTCCCGGGTCGATGATGCCCAAGGAACGCAGGGCGGCGCAGTGGATCATGGAGCTACGCGTTGGCGACGCCTTGCTGGCGGGCGCAAACCAGCAGGCCATCGCGCGCCAGCTCTGGGGCGACGCGATCGCGCCATCGCGCTGGCGCGTGGCAAGCGCGTCCTACCGCCTGCGGGTTCAGCGGCTCGTCAAGACCGCACAGCGATATCTGGCGGAACCGCTCGCGGGACCATGGTTCGACTAA
- a CDS encoding antitoxin Xre/MbcA/ParS toxin-binding domain-containing protein, with amino-acid sequence MVAQAIGGGKAAAAPARRAGVRRSAKSGAFQTTGFMTHFIDPKGNVDFDQVVDAYRLTKGQLADTVGLAAATISKAGRRDGPRAQTRVREMLEILERVREWAGSDTQALAWYRAEPIPALDGRTAEALVKSGEAGAVRDYLDHLALGGFA; translated from the coding sequence ATGGTCGCACAGGCAATCGGAGGTGGGAAAGCAGCCGCGGCACCGGCGCGGCGCGCGGGGGTGCGTCGTTCGGCCAAGTCGGGCGCCTTTCAGACGACCGGCTTCATGACCCATTTCATCGATCCCAAGGGCAATGTCGACTTCGATCAGGTCGTGGACGCCTATCGGCTGACCAAGGGTCAGCTTGCCGACACCGTCGGGCTCGCCGCTGCGACGATCAGCAAGGCCGGGCGCCGCGACGGGCCGCGCGCGCAGACGCGGGTGCGTGAGATGCTCGAGATCCTCGAGCGCGTCCGCGAATGGGCCGGGAGTGATACGCAGGCGCTGGCCTGGTATCGCGCTGAGCCGATCCCGGCGCTCGACGGCCGTACCGCCGAGGCGCTTGTGAAATCGGGGGAGGCGGGCGCCGTGCGCGACTATCTCGATCATCTGGCGCTCGGCGGCTTTGCTTGA
- a CDS encoding NAD(P)-dependent oxidoreductase: protein MYVIVTGSAGKLGRAAVAALRKAGHRVVGLDVQGPVAAAQSLRADCTDFGQVMGAFSGIDITGGVPDAVVHLAGIPMPGLATDQRSFEVNTISTYNVFSACARLGISRIVWASSETIFGLPFDEPPASVPLDESHPDRPNWSYALSKQLGETMAGNFCRWAPGLSIASLRFSNVYSLEDYEQLPAIQAKPAWRKMNLWAYVDAEDAGEACRLAVEAAFEGHQRLVIAADDSLMAVETSRLLDDHFPGIEATRAIEGHASLLSSDRAKAVLGYRPRFSWRDRVSAKA, encoded by the coding sequence ATGTATGTAATAGTCACGGGCAGCGCCGGAAAACTCGGACGGGCTGCCGTTGCCGCCTTGCGCAAGGCAGGGCACCGTGTCGTGGGTCTCGATGTCCAGGGACCGGTCGCTGCCGCGCAGTCGCTTCGCGCCGACTGTACCGACTTCGGTCAGGTGATGGGCGCGTTCTCCGGGATCGACATCACGGGCGGAGTTCCCGACGCCGTCGTGCATCTCGCCGGCATACCGATGCCGGGGCTCGCAACCGACCAGCGAAGCTTCGAGGTCAATACGATCTCCACCTACAATGTTTTTTCCGCCTGTGCCCGGCTTGGGATTTCGCGGATCGTGTGGGCATCGAGCGAAACCATCTTCGGACTGCCGTTCGACGAACCTCCGGCGTCGGTCCCGCTCGACGAAAGCCATCCCGACCGCCCCAACTGGTCCTATGCCTTGTCGAAGCAACTTGGCGAAACGATGGCCGGGAATTTCTGCCGTTGGGCGCCGGGGCTTTCGATAGCGTCGCTCCGTTTCTCGAACGTCTATTCCCTCGAGGATTATGAACAGCTTCCTGCCATTCAGGCGAAACCCGCCTGGCGAAAGATGAACCTCTGGGCCTATGTGGATGCCGAAGACGCAGGCGAGGCCTGCCGTCTTGCGGTCGAGGCGGCTTTCGAAGGGCATCAGCGTCTGGTGATCGCTGCCGACGACAGCCTGATGGCGGTCGAAACGTCTCGTCTTCTCGACGATCATTTTCCCGGCATCGAGGCGACCCGCGCGATCGAGGGTCATGCCTCGCTCCTTTCGTCGGACCGGGCTAAAGCGGTTCTCGGGTATCGGCCGCGCTTCAGCTGGCGCGATCGGGTTTCGGCGAAAGCGTAA
- a CDS encoding ester cyclase has translation MVDAFAQGHPELLDRLLAPTWVDIPSPPTAPPGPEAAKQTLVKLRTAFPDFDIRVEDVIRDSNKVVVRSTITGTQKAAWLGPPATGRTMRIQAVDIHEFEGGQVVRTWHTEDWMTASPLFAIPNYADFSATVPQDHGPPLAPASGLPTATG, from the coding sequence CTGGTAGATGCGTTCGCGCAGGGCCACCCCGAGCTGCTCGACCGGCTGCTTGCGCCGACTTGGGTCGATATCCCCTCGCCGCCCACGGCTCCGCCGGGACCCGAGGCGGCGAAGCAGACGCTCGTCAAACTGCGTACGGCCTTTCCCGACTTCGACATCCGGGTCGAGGATGTGATCCGCGACAGCAACAAGGTTGTCGTCCGCTCGACGATCACCGGCACGCAAAAGGCCGCCTGGCTCGGCCCGCCAGCAACCGGACGTACGATGCGTATCCAGGCGGTCGATATCCACGAGTTCGAGGGCGGACAGGTCGTGCGCACCTGGCACACCGAGGACTGGATGACCGCAAGCCCACTCTTCGCTATTCCCAACTACGCTGATTTTTCGGCAACCGTCCCTCAGGATCATGGACCGCCACTCGCGCCGGCAAGCGGGCTCCCCACTGCCACAGGATGA
- a CDS encoding ester cyclase: MKPFLPSPPISVELQASILHQLLANSVKRPLTAEKAIDDFTPDIHWQRVDGDVVTTYKTYCGTHQGDFLGIAGTGTKVSFETVDAMRVVDGTIREH; the protein is encoded by the coding sequence GTGAAACCTTTCCTGCCATCTCCGCCGATTTCCGTTGAGCTGCAGGCTTCAATCCTGCATCAGTTGCTCGCGAATAGCGTCAAGCGTCCACTCACGGCCGAGAAAGCTATTGACGATTTCACCCCCGATATCCACTGGCAGCGCGTCGATGGTGACGTCGTGACGACGTACAAGACTTATTGCGGCACGCACCAGGGCGACTTCCTCGGCATCGCCGGGACCGGCACCAAGGTGAGCTTCGAGACGGTCGACGCAATGCGTGTCGTCGATGGGACGATCCGCGAGCATTAG
- a CDS encoding JAB domain-containing protein, with translation MASFLTNVRDAMLEGMRSDLRTVRIDPRNPHLCRYLIASMGSLPEERLRVLFLDPARSLIADEEVQRGSLAQLAIYPRTIFRRALEHNAASIILVHNHPSGDPAPSAEDLSATRRLEEVGRALDVEILEHIIVTGTRTYNLIEGSAQVRPRGKFLPFFLRSHPDPADETDALAQRNAETAMRRRILRRQLLGNPELFGEPAWDMLVDLFIHQSRGQPLSMSALCITAAIPTSSAMKLIQRLCDAGILERSLDAHDGRRSLVNLTPTIAHRLRAYFAEGAE, from the coding sequence TTGGCCTCGTTCCTCACCAATGTTCGCGACGCGATGCTCGAAGGAATGCGCTCCGATCTCAGAACGGTCCGGATTGATCCGCGCAACCCGCACCTCTGCCGGTATCTCATCGCGTCGATGGGCAGCCTGCCCGAGGAACGGCTGCGCGTCCTTTTTCTCGATCCAGCGCGCAGCCTGATCGCCGACGAGGAAGTTCAGCGCGGTTCGCTCGCGCAACTGGCGATCTATCCGCGGACCATCTTCAGGCGCGCGCTCGAACACAACGCCGCGTCGATCATTCTCGTCCACAACCACCCGAGCGGCGACCCGGCACCGAGCGCGGAAGACCTGAGCGCGACACGGCGTCTGGAAGAGGTCGGCCGAGCGCTCGACGTCGAAATTCTAGAACACATCATCGTGACGGGAACGCGAACCTATAATCTGATCGAGGGGTCGGCCCAGGTGCGACCGCGCGGAAAATTCCTGCCCTTCTTCCTGCGGAGCCATCCGGATCCCGCCGACGAGACGGATGCGCTCGCGCAGCGAAACGCCGAAACCGCCATGCGGCGGAGAATATTGCGCAGGCAGCTCCTCGGGAACCCCGAGCTGTTCGGCGAACCGGCCTGGGACATGCTCGTCGACCTGTTCATCCATCAGTCGCGAGGGCAGCCGCTGTCCATGTCCGCGCTCTGCATCACCGCGGCGATCCCGACGAGCAGCGCGATGAAGCTCATCCAGCGTCTGTGCGACGCCGGCATCCTCGAGCGGTCGCTGGACGCCCATGACGGCCGGCGCAGCCTCGTGAACCTCACACCAACCATCGCCCATCGCCTGCGCGCCTATTTTGCCGAAGGAGCCGAATAA
- a CDS encoding acetyl-CoA acetyltransferase, whose protein sequence is MIDPERIPVIVGVGQINDRPADPGEGLDPLGLMAAALRLADADAGGGWLADLDSLAIVDQISFRELGDLSAPLADSLGARPRICEKTRIASGDSPILLLNEAANRIGAGEIRIAAIAGGEALRTAAQRAAAARGTDVSAQNASRAASTRRTPSYRQRYGLTAPVDVYPLYENAGRAAYGQSLDEAQAESAEIWSRFSEVAAANPGAWLRKPVSPETVRTPTAENRPIAHPYTKLMVANSSVNQGAGFLVTSLGEARRRGVAEEKLVYVGQGAAAHEADDPLGRDRYDRSPGMIVSLRRALAVNRLTSADLDFVELYSCFPCVPKMARRVIDWPVDRPATVFGGLTFGGGPIGNYMSHAVVGMVEALRAEGRFGLLFANGGFATHNHSIILGREPVPGAAHPGEFDFQDEADALRGAVPRTVEDYEGPATIETYSVLYERDGAPKQGVIVARTPNGDRTLAMISGKDAAAMAFLTDGIAEPVGSAGDITIDSDGWQVWQTSPA, encoded by the coding sequence ATGATCGATCCCGAACGCATCCCCGTCATTGTCGGCGTCGGCCAGATCAACGACCGGCCGGCCGACCCCGGGGAAGGCCTCGACCCCCTCGGACTGATGGCTGCAGCGCTTCGTCTGGCCGATGCCGATGCCGGCGGGGGATGGCTTGCCGACCTCGATTCGCTTGCGATCGTCGACCAGATTTCGTTCCGGGAACTCGGCGATCTGTCCGCGCCTCTCGCCGACAGTCTCGGGGCGCGTCCGCGGATTTGCGAAAAGACCCGGATCGCCAGCGGCGACAGTCCGATCCTGCTTCTGAACGAAGCGGCCAATCGCATCGGTGCCGGGGAGATCAGGATCGCGGCGATCGCGGGCGGCGAAGCCCTGCGCACCGCCGCGCAGCGCGCCGCAGCCGCGCGCGGGACCGACGTCTCGGCGCAGAATGCCTCGCGCGCCGCCTCGACGCGTCGGACACCGAGCTATCGGCAGCGATACGGGCTCACCGCGCCGGTCGATGTCTACCCGCTTTACGAAAATGCCGGGCGTGCGGCTTATGGACAATCGCTGGACGAAGCGCAGGCCGAAAGCGCGGAGATCTGGTCGCGCTTTTCCGAAGTCGCCGCCGCCAACCCGGGCGCATGGCTTCGCAAGCCGGTCTCGCCCGAAACGGTGCGGACGCCGACCGCCGAAAATCGTCCGATCGCGCACCCCTATACCAAGCTGATGGTTGCCAACTCGTCGGTCAACCAGGGGGCGGGATTCCTGGTAACCAGTCTCGGCGAAGCCCGGCGGCGCGGCGTTGCCGAGGAGAAACTCGTCTATGTGGGGCAGGGCGCCGCGGCCCACGAAGCCGACGATCCGCTGGGCCGCGATCGCTATGACCGCAGTCCCGGCATGATCGTATCGCTTCGGCGCGCACTGGCGGTCAACCGGCTGACGAGCGCAGATCTCGATTTCGTCGAACTCTACAGCTGCTTTCCCTGCGTGCCGAAGATGGCGCGCCGCGTCATCGACTGGCCTGTCGACAGGCCGGCAACGGTTTTCGGCGGCCTTACTTTCGGGGGCGGGCCGATCGGCAATTATATGAGCCACGCGGTTGTCGGCATGGTCGAAGCGCTCCGCGCCGAAGGACGCTTCGGCCTGCTCTTCGCGAACGGTGGCTTTGCGACGCACAACCACAGCATCATCCTCGGTCGCGAACCGGTCCCTGGCGCTGCCCATCCCGGCGAATTTGACTTCCAGGACGAGGCGGACGCCCTGCGGGGAGCCGTGCCCCGGACCGTCGAGGACTATGAAGGGCCGGCCACGATTGAAACCTATTCCGTGCTCTACGAGCGTGACGGTGCGCCGAAGCAGGGTGTGATCGTCGCGCGCACGCCCAATGGCGATCGCACGCTGGCGATGATATCGGGGAAGGATGCTGCGGCGATGGCATTTCTGACCGACGGTATTGCCGAGCCGGTCGGCAGTGCGGGCGATATCACGATCGATAGCGATGGGTGGCAGGTCTGGCAGACAAGTCCTGCCTGA
- a CDS encoding LuxR family transcriptional regulator has translation MPTLDAAQRLAAEVLKVASEDALIDILDEACSRLGCSWFALSHHVDFLAAPDKGLRIHNYPQDWARWFDEQRLGIRDPVHRASRRRAAGFLWHDMQTFSRPRRGDEAILARARRHDIHDGLTIPTHVPGDAHGSVSFAWQKGTYATPEALMFAQTIGAFVFEAARQLSGLVPANDQPRLTDRQIECLLWVARGKSDSVIAQIMDLRTDTVSEHLRNARARYSARSRVSLAIRALFDGTICFSDVAGG, from the coding sequence ATGCCTACGCTCGATGCCGCGCAGCGACTCGCGGCCGAAGTCTTGAAGGTCGCGAGCGAAGACGCATTGATCGATATTCTCGACGAGGCCTGCTCGCGGCTCGGATGCTCGTGGTTCGCGCTCAGCCATCACGTCGACTTCCTGGCCGCCCCCGATAAGGGGCTGCGCATCCACAATTATCCGCAGGATTGGGCGCGCTGGTTCGACGAACAGCGCCTTGGCATCCGTGATCCCGTCCATCGCGCAAGTCGTCGCCGCGCCGCGGGGTTCCTCTGGCACGACATGCAGACCTTCTCGCGGCCGCGGCGCGGCGACGAAGCGATATTGGCGCGGGCGCGTCGGCACGACATCCACGATGGTCTCACCATCCCCACGCATGTCCCGGGCGACGCGCACGGATCGGTATCCTTCGCCTGGCAAAAGGGCACATATGCCACGCCGGAGGCGTTGATGTTCGCGCAGACGATCGGCGCTTTTGTCTTCGAGGCGGCGCGTCAGCTCTCGGGCCTCGTCCCGGCCAATGATCAGCCGCGCCTCACGGACCGACAGATCGAATGCCTCCTCTGGGTGGCGCGCGGCAAGTCCGATTCCGTGATCGCGCAGATCATGGACCTGCGCACTGATACGGTGAGCGAGCATCTGCGCAATGCGCGGGCGCGATATTCGGCCCGGAGCCGCGTCAGCCTTGCAATCCGGGCATTGTTCGACGGGACGATCTGCTTCAGCGACGTCGCCGGCGGCTGA
- a CDS encoding acyl-homoserine-lactone synthase yields the protein MFLTINQDNRAREHVALRSMFEARKRVFVDLLKWDLPVLADRFEVDHFDDPFATYLIVSDARGEHLASARLLPTTRPALLDGLFPHLVSGPVPNGAAIFEITRFCLSPGVGARQRRVARDTLLVGLVDHALAHGITTYTGVAELSWFRQVQDFGWRCRLLGERAIHDGRALVALAISIEADTLARLAEAGIGAPGTGVPAKAA from the coding sequence ATGTTCCTCACGATCAACCAGGACAACCGGGCGCGCGAACATGTCGCGCTCCGTTCGATGTTCGAAGCGCGCAAGCGCGTTTTTGTCGATTTGCTCAAATGGGATCTGCCGGTGCTGGCGGACCGGTTCGAAGTCGACCATTTCGACGATCCTTTTGCGACCTATCTTATCGTCAGCGATGCACGGGGCGAACATCTCGCCTCGGCGCGCCTCCTGCCCACAACGAGACCGGCCCTTCTCGACGGCCTCTTTCCGCATCTCGTCTCCGGCCCGGTTCCGAACGGCGCGGCGATATTCGAGATCACGCGCTTCTGCCTTTCGCCGGGCGTGGGCGCGCGGCAACGCCGCGTTGCGCGCGATACGCTGCTCGTGGGACTCGTCGACCACGCGCTGGCCCATGGCATCACGACCTACACGGGCGTCGCCGAGCTTTCCTGGTTCCGGCAGGTTCAGGACTTCGGATGGCGATGCCGCTTGCTCGGCGAAAGGGCTATCCATGATGGCCGCGCGCTGGTCGCGCTGGCGATCTCGATCGAGGCGGACACGCTCGCCAGGCTTGCCGAGGCGGGCATCGGGGCGCCCGGCACCGGCGTGCCCGCCAAAGCCGCATGA
- a CDS encoding RES domain-containing protein yields MRFTGRCFRGHDPRWSFSPLSGEGAAKTGGRFNRKGEAALYMSLDVMTAIGECTQGFANRLSPLTMVEYDVDCEPVADLRTEEARAVLGVSLDEMACGWLVYLRAGTEAPSWLLADRLRGEGFVGMLAPSFAHSAGAGNDNLILWQWGARLPARVAVHDPEGRLPKNQRSWE; encoded by the coding sequence TTGAGATTTACCGGCCGCTGCTTTCGCGGGCATGACCCGCGCTGGTCCTTCTCGCCCTTGTCGGGCGAGGGGGCGGCGAAAACCGGCGGGCGCTTCAACCGCAAGGGGGAAGCCGCGCTCTATATGTCGCTCGACGTGATGACCGCGATCGGAGAATGCACGCAGGGGTTTGCCAATCGGCTGAGCCCGCTCACCATGGTCGAATATGATGTCGACTGCGAGCCGGTGGCGGATTTGCGGACCGAGGAGGCGCGGGCGGTGCTCGGCGTCTCGCTCGACGAGATGGCGTGCGGCTGGCTGGTCTACCTGCGGGCGGGGACCGAGGCGCCTTCCTGGCTGCTTGCTGATCGGCTGCGCGGCGAGGGTTTTGTCGGAATGCTCGCGCCGAGCTTCGCTCATAGTGCGGGCGCAGGGAACGATAATCTCATCCTGTGGCAGTGGGGAGCCCGCTTGCCGGCGCGAGTGGCGGTCCATGATCCTGAGGGACGGTTGCCGAAAAATCAGCGTAGTTGGGAATAG
- a CDS encoding CoA transferase — translation MHAFVWAAAFGTTAAHAQSAPAAEVPPAEAVQDAGDGDIIVSAQRREERLQDVPIAISAFSGDALQSAGISSTNDLTQITPSLNFTQSSFSPQPTIRGLGTRGVSAGDESLVPVYIDGVYQPFLGSVATELNNIARVEVLKGPQSALFGLDYDSLKAFNPGIIVVDSSAFGPTGPWSRRMGYGPLVRASSGLTMQWRYPGEADSFSDAITVYPDHVAARIGAIATLALLVRRLRTGIGGSIAISQSEVMLSHMAAKIARRVLERAGVAVTGEEAEGASALYRCAGDDEWCVVSLRGEADRQAMLSVTGGEEIGAWLAEQDPRAAMEALQAAGVPAGAMLRVSELPEFDYYVERGSFRSVTHPHRGEPHFAETAPVRSLRMPAPPEVPAPLPGEHTAEIVRDILGLDDARIDQLIAQGALEQFIMPEDAA, via the coding sequence GTGCATGCATTTGTCTGGGCTGCCGCGTTCGGCACCACCGCCGCGCACGCGCAGAGCGCGCCGGCCGCGGAAGTGCCTCCGGCGGAGGCTGTTCAGGATGCCGGCGATGGGGACATCATCGTCAGCGCGCAGCGCCGCGAGGAACGGTTGCAGGATGTCCCTATCGCTATCTCGGCTTTTTCGGGCGACGCGCTGCAAAGCGCAGGGATCAGCTCGACCAACGATCTGACGCAGATCACGCCGAGCCTCAACTTCACCCAATCTTCCTTCTCGCCGCAGCCGACGATCCGCGGACTGGGAACGCGCGGCGTCTCGGCGGGCGATGAGTCGCTGGTTCCGGTCTATATCGACGGCGTCTATCAGCCCTTTCTCGGCAGCGTCGCCACCGAGCTCAACAATATCGCGCGCGTTGAGGTGCTCAAGGGCCCCCAGAGCGCGCTGTTCGGGCTCGACTATGACAGTCTCAAGGCGTTCAATCCGGGGATCATCGTCGTCGACAGTTCGGCGTTCGGCCCGACCGGGCCGTGGAGCCGGCGCATGGGATATGGGCCGCTCGTCCGGGCCTCGTCGGGGCTCACCATGCAATGGCGTTATCCCGGCGAGGCCGACAGCTTCTCCGATGCGATCACCGTCTATCCCGATCATGTCGCGGCCCGCATCGGGGCGATCGCCACGCTCGCGCTGCTCGTGCGGCGGCTGCGCACAGGCATCGGCGGGTCGATCGCGATAAGCCAGTCGGAAGTCATGCTCAGCCATATGGCGGCGAAGATCGCGCGCCGCGTGCTCGAACGGGCAGGCGTCGCGGTGACGGGCGAGGAAGCCGAAGGGGCGTCCGCTCTCTATCGCTGCGCGGGCGACGATGAATGGTGCGTCGTTTCGCTGCGCGGCGAGGCCGACCGGCAGGCGATGCTGTCGGTGACCGGCGGCGAGGAAATCGGGGCGTGGCTCGCGGAACAGGACCCGCGCGCGGCAATGGAAGCGCTCCAGGCGGCGGGGGTCCCGGCGGGCGCGATGCTGCGCGTGTCCGAGCTTCCCGAATTCGATTATTATGTCGAACGCGGTTCCTTCCGCAGCGTGACCCATCCGCATCGCGGCGAGCCGCATTTCGCGGAGACGGCGCCGGTGCGGTCGCTGCGCATGCCCGCGCCGCCCGAGGTTCCGGCGCCCTTGCCCGGCGAGCATACGGCGGAAATCGTTCGCGACATTCTCGGGCTCGACGATGCACGCATCGACCAGCTGATCGCACAGGGCGCGCTCGAACAGTTCATCATGCCGGAGGATGCCGCGTGA
- a CDS encoding helix-turn-helix transcriptional regulator: MTDKQRACLDLVLERKTSKQIARELGISKYTVDQRITNARAALGAADRDEVALRYARLRKIYHRIAYDPVEVVDRPTLVASDFPDGGYSGFDGLDDSSSLRDRLSGTHPPSGKIWRHDHLPGTRLTIIATLLVALIVFLLGSLGIAESLSRLISG; encoded by the coding sequence TTGACCGACAAGCAGCGGGCTTGTCTCGACCTGGTGCTGGAACGCAAGACGTCGAAGCAAATTGCACGCGAGCTCGGCATTTCGAAATATACGGTCGATCAGCGGATCACAAATGCCCGGGCCGCGCTCGGCGCGGCCGATCGGGACGAGGTGGCGCTGCGCTACGCGCGGCTGCGAAAGATATACCATCGGATCGCATACGATCCGGTAGAGGTTGTCGATCGGCCGACCCTCGTTGCATCCGACTTTCCAGACGGTGGCTATTCCGGCTTCGACGGGCTCGATGACAGCAGTTCGCTCCGGGATCGCCTTTCGGGAACGCACCCGCCGTCCGGGAAGATCTGGAGGCATGACCACCTGCCGGGCACAAGGCTGACGATCATCGCGACATTACTCGTCGCCCTGATCGTCTTCCTCCTCGGCAGCCTGGGCATCGCAGAGTCGCTGTCGCGCCTCATCTCCGGCTGA
- a CDS encoding LysR family transcriptional regulator: MLDLRQMLIFMTIADKRSFTRTAEALGMAQSAVSQHLKRLEDQLGLTLLDRNSRSVALSPAGEAMLPHAHALLASEKAMMAAARAIQAKSEAVVRIGAYSFAAEQRMDAIDAFQKRYPEPQLEIVYGTRTELMAKLREGELDVFFSLSAPGVVEADLDMTHVVRRYCHVAVPAGHRLAGRERLSIDDLAGESLAISPGNQDSPVVSQVYAGLRAHGVQLVLAPEADRRAIARFAHSRGLPHLIWETQERPGHNADDEDVYPLMGEAPVIDTVVYSRPGDRRRWVRLLIAAFASRKRAAA; the protein is encoded by the coding sequence ATGCTCGATTTGCGACAGATGCTCATTTTCATGACGATCGCCGACAAGCGGTCGTTCACGCGCACCGCCGAGGCGTTGGGCATGGCCCAGTCGGCGGTCTCGCAGCATCTGAAGCGGCTCGAGGACCAGCTCGGGCTGACCCTGCTCGACCGCAATTCGCGCTCGGTTGCCCTTTCTCCCGCCGGGGAAGCCATGTTGCCCCATGCCCACGCGCTGCTCGCAAGCGAGAAGGCGATGATGGCGGCGGCGCGCGCCATCCAGGCCAAGTCCGAAGCCGTGGTCCGGATCGGTGCCTACAGCTTCGCTGCCGAGCAGCGGATGGACGCGATCGACGCCTTCCAGAAGCGCTATCCCGAGCCGCAGCTCGAAATCGTCTACGGCACGCGGACCGAGCTGATGGCCAAGCTCAGGGAGGGCGAGCTCGACGTCTTCTTCTCGCTGTCGGCGCCGGGCGTCGTCGAAGCCGATCTCGACATGACGCATGTCGTTCGCCGTTACTGCCATGTCGCGGTTCCGGCGGGGCATCGCCTTGCCGGGCGCGAGCGCCTTTCGATCGACGATCTCGCCGGCGAGAGCCTTGCCATCTCGCCCGGCAACCAGGATTCGCCGGTGGTGTCGCAGGTCTATGCCGGTCTGCGCGCGCACGGCGTCCAGCTGGTTCTGGCGCCCGAAGCCGATCGCCGCGCCATCGCGCGCTTCGCTCACTCGCGCGGGCTGCCGCACCTCATATGGGAGACGCAGGAAAGACCGGGCCACAACGCCGACGACGAAGACGTCTATCCGCTGATGGGCGAGGCACCGGTGATCGATACGGTGGTCTACAGCCGGCCCGGCGACCGGCGGCGCTGGGTGCGCTTGCTCATCGCCGCTTTCGCATCGCGCAAGCGCGCCGCCGCCTAA